The following nucleotide sequence is from Leptodactylus fuscus isolate aLepFus1 chromosome 10, aLepFus1.hap2, whole genome shotgun sequence.
ccaaaaggaacagaaataCCCTGACAGCGCCATCTATAGATGACACAAGTATTGCAATCAGATCATGTACTGAGACCTGGATGTGTGAGGCTTCAGCACTAAAACATAGACCTGCCCATGAATTTACTGGAACCCTGCAATGTCCCTATGACGGAGAAGAAGAAAGCCTTGACATGAGCGGGGAGTGTTCCCGTATCTGTAGGTAACTGATAATTCAATAAACTATCCAACTATTTCATCTTTTATATAAGGGAGTTTCTTAAAATAAAACATTAGAGAGGTTTAGTAATGTTTCACTTGACTTTCTGCAGCATGACAACTTTCTGTGTTGTAATATCACTAAAGCCATTGGAAACCTTTGAAGAGTCAAGTTAAGATTCTGCAACAATCAAGGTAAACTTTTCTTCATGTATATCTGACCCATAGATATAACTTGAATTTTGTATTCAATGAATTCTATGTTTCAAGTTGTTAAAATACTCATTTTCCAATTTCTTAGTTACATCTGTTCTTGGAAAAGCCAGGTGACAACTGCGGTCACTGCACCTATTAAGAGGCTAGCACCTACCCATTATGCAACAAGACCAGTGGACTATGAATAAGCCCTTACTGCTTTCATAGAAATTGGTGTATAAATAGCAGCCAGGAGCTGTTAATGAAATGCCCTTGGTAAACAGATGTCCAGTAAGTGCGAGCACCTCTATAAAAAGCAGAAGTTttagcagtttgctggtctggagcattaaAGTGATCAGCAATTTAATGTTCATCattctacaattaaaaaaaagattattCAGAAATGGAAAACATACAAAACAGGTAACACTCGTTGCCAGAGTTGATGTTCCAGCAAATTCATCCAAAGGCCAGATCGTGCAATGCTCCGAGaaaccacatatattatatgaggGATATTTTTGTCTTCCCCACAAAGTAGCCAAAACAGTTTGCCTCTACCTGTCCATTATACTCACATTCAGATATTGTCGCTTGGAAAAGATCTTCCCGCAGTCCTCATAGTCACACATTAGCAGCTCCTGTGGGGTGGCTTTCCTGCAGAACATACACAGCCATATTTACCAACCACAAAACACTCAGTTAGTGCAAAGTTAGTTCTCCGATATCACTTAACCACAGGCTGTAGTGCCACAAACAAAACAGACTTGTATGAAAGCATTGACACTATTTTTTAGGTGTTCATACTGCAATGGTGTGAATGGTACCGTCAcatacgttttgttttttttcttacattggcCAGTAATTGAAAAGAAATATGCATGCTCTTACAataactattaaagggattctgccattaaaacctttttttttgtggataagacgtcggaatagcctttagaaatgctattcatctcttacctttagacgtggtctccactgcgccgttaattagaaataccgttttttaccggtatgcaaatgagttctcttgcaactatgggggcgggccccagtgctcaaacagcgatgagggcgtccccaactaccagagaagtgtctccaagtgccatctccttcttcgtccgctgcgtcctcttcaatgtcttctttcggcgcaggctcgtaacttctagcagagcagactgcgcaggcgcgcaGGCCACGGGAAGATGGGCGctcacaatactgtgcaagcggccattttcccgtgacctgtgcgcctgcgcagtctgcccaaggcctgaggcctagaagttacgagcctgcgccggaagaagacattgatgttgacgctgcggacgaagaaggaggcggcgcttggagacacttctctggcagtggtggggacgccctcaatgctgtttgagcactggggcccgcccccatcgctgtgagagaactcatttgtataccagtaaaaaccggtatttttaaggaacggcgcagcggagaccacgtctaaaggtaagagatgaatagcatttctaaaggatattccaacgtcttatccacacaaaaaaaaaggttttaatggtagaataaaAGTTTTAGATACCAATTTTGCAgcgttttctctaaccatcttagtgatgacaaTATTTTGACTTGAGCCAATGAATTCGACCATGAATGAAGGAACTtcttggcacttgtcagaaacccaaccatgattcAGTTGTTGAGATGGGGTCACCTGCCCATGGTTATGTCCCCTATTAACAGTATGGTAATGTGTGGAGGTGACCGAAGTCTGTTCTATCACATGACACTGAGCTGTTCTAGCCCATTCTGCTTGGATGTGCCGCTAATTCACATCTTTATCCCACCCTAAGGCTGCAACCACATGTAATAGATTTTTGGTTGAGCCTCTGGCAATGATGCCGGTGAATGACTGCAGCAGTGACATTGTGACAATGGCCATCATTACTGGATGTAGAGAGACTGGCAGGAGACAGGGGAAGCCTTGCTGCAGGAGCCAGTACAGGTTAATAtaggatttttcttttctttgttttaAATTTTATGTGGACACCACagatctgcagcaaaatccacaacaagTGATACATTTTTATATTCCCAATAATGTCAATGGGGAAAATCAAATACAGAAATCAAAATGTTGAAAAATATTGGAAGAATTGACCTATATGTGTCCGTTTTTACAAACCGCAGTCCAGACCTGTTTCTGTTTGTAAGGCAACTAGGTGGAGATCTCTTCCATTACTCTACACTGAGAAAGGAGAACTGACACACAAAGCCCTGCCGACAATAGTCCTCTGTCATCATTAGGGTGTGTTCAGACAGCAGAAAACTtagattcctctccattttccacCTCCCCTATCCCCCGGCCTCAGAGCGTTGGTATTCTGCCACTGATCGGGCCTGATCGATGTCTTGAGCGTGGACTAGGTGGTTGAATCGgctgcagaatctgcggcaagattaaGCAGGACGGTCCAACAGAATCAGGGCACAGTCGGCCTCAAAATCAGTGGCAGATCccactgtgtgaactgacccttaaatgTAGAATACCATGAAGAAAGAGCCTCTGTGTCTCTTGTGAAGTCTCTACTAGACCATTTGTTTCCCATCATTTACCTGATCCTCTTCTTACATATTTGTGCCAGTTCTTCATCTAGCAGGGATTTGCGTCTGGAAAAGATGTACAGAAATTATTCTTACTTTACTATCATTTCTAAACTAAACTTCTTAAATGGTAGAAGAATTTTTAATTCTTGGTTGAGCAGTGACATTCTATCACGTGATGAATGGAGGGGTCGGACCTTTGGTGCCCTCACTGGGCCTCGGAATGAAGGGTATCAGATTTAGTGCTGTGTCCACGTCTAAACCTTTCCTGCACAGCAATGCTTCCATCCACACAGATATATAGAGAACTGCTGCTGCCTCATGGACTTGTACAGGGTTATGCTGCACAGACACAGCTACGTAACCAAAGTGCCCAGTGTGCCGGAGAAATCAGTGACGTTTATGCAGCGCTCAATGGCCACTGCAAACTCCTTATTCTCAGGATTCGTGGGATCAGAATAAGGAGTTGTATTGCAAACAACACTTATGCTGTATCCACAAGATAGGGAAAAACTGTCTGGTTGGGAACTAGCACTGGGACCCTCACAATCACAAAAACTGAATCCCCATGTTTGTGAGTGCTGTTAAACTCTATGGGACTTCAACAGATACCTAAATACAATGTTTGACTATCTTTAGTAGACCCATACAGTTGAATGGAACAGCAGTGGACATGCAAGACTGCCACTTGGGTCAGATACTGGGGCGCTGGCACTGTGGTGGGTACCTCAATCATCAGTGGGAAAAATGGATGTATAATCAGGATTGGTGCACAAAACCCTGCAAATGCCAAAAGTGGGCAGTCCTGGGATCTGATGAAACCCCAaggtaattcttttttttttaagttggtgCAGAAAGAGGAATCCTAAGACGGCAGCTATTTACATTGTATCTGGGCAGCGGAGAGATTGAGGATGTATAAGCCGGGGGATCGCCACCTACCGGTTTGCCTTCTGGCCTTTGCACTGGCTACTCTGCGGCTCTTCCCCCTCATTTTCCAGTGGTCCTATTTGTCTGTTCTGCTCCTCTTCTATAAATACTCCTGACATCTCTCCACTCTCACTCTGCGGTCCGGCTGGAGGAGTCTCCTTCTGTTCTATAACACCAACTAAGCTAGAAGAAAAGAGAACACATAGAGAATATACAACGTGATCAACCATAGGGTTCTTTACTTAGATAAAAACCTAGATGCGTTCTTCTCACAGATCTCCGGTGAAACATACAGCAATGTTAGGAACCTTGGCAACGCAAcatctaaaccaggggtctcaaactcgcagcccacgggccaactgcggccctcagGTCAATAGTTTGAGGCCCCCACCTCATTACATAGCTTCCATCCGTCCCGCATTTAGCGAGAATGTCCCGCTTTTATACTCCTGTctcgctatgtccctttagtgttgtACTTAATAACCTTTCCTCTGATcatcccccgctcttataacagcgataaaagcgatgggtgatcagtagaaagcttgtactactgtaaactgaaggacctgtgtgacatcagccgtcacgtgactagggaggcgtgtcttagtgtgctggCTGAAAGATGAAGGGATGTACCGTCTAAAGGTACTGAGAgaggaggggaatgtgagatgcagggtggagagtgtgtgtgtgtctgtgtgtctctcagtaacctaggggcagagatggaaggggaacgttatactgggggcctgagatggagggggacatgaaactatgaccacagatggaaggggaacatgaaactgggggcagagatgagggggcatgaaaatgggggcagatgaagggggatatgaaactgggggcggatggaggggggacataaaatggggcagatgaaggtggatatgaaactgggggagaaatggtgggtgaggtgaaactgggggtagatgaaggaggacacttaaactggggacaactggaggggcattaaaccgtgggagtagctgtagggggacctgtctgcctctagttgcccccagtttaatatcatcgtccagctacccctacggtttaatatctgcttctagctgctcgagtttaatgtccccttgctgtttgtccccagtttcatgtccctcttcagctgccattaatttattgccctcctccaactactcccactgtttagtgtccccctccagctgccccagtttcatgttgcctctagtttctcccagtttaaactggggctgcaggagagggacttaatactggaACACTATAATGtgggtacatataatgtacaggtgactgtaggaggattatagtgtgtgggggcacgtgagaaatgaacgagaatgggcggagtcaacataaaattgAGCGGAGCTAAATTTTCTGCGGtgcgcatagcttgtggaaaacctgatgcggcccaacctcacccagactctacctcctgcggcctatccttaggagaggCAATcattattagatctgtgagggtctaacACCCAAATCAACTGCACCAGGACAGCTGCTTTAGGTACTGCAGGGTTGATCCATAGGTTCAATAGGATGATACCTAAAGCCAATGTTATGGTTTGTCAATCGAATGAGCAGTACAGCTCCCCGCATATTGCCAGGCGcctaaggggttgttcaggaattggagcaacctgtGTTCAGGTCAGGGAAGGTGTAACAtagcataaaagaaaaaaaaaaaaaagacgcgaCTGGTAAAGAACCAGTGGCATATGTGAGTGACGTCAATGTTCCTTCTCTAGCAACCGCTGAAGTCACTGGTTGTTTTGAGTGGTTATGTGGGGCACGAGCCTGAGTGGACACCAGTGGCAGAAAAGAGagcgcccaggagaggtgaatatttttttttttattctacaccTCCCTGGGCCTCTGCATGGATTGTTCTAATTCATAGACAAATCCTTTATGTTTATTGCCTAGGaaaattaatgggttaaaacaAAAATCCCTAGTATCATAGGATAGTCAGACACTAGAAAGTAATTGTAAGCCTTATTCTGCCCCAGGCTTGTGTCCCAGGACGGTATAAGGGTTACAGTGACATTCCGGCTCCTCTGTGAACATAAATATCAGCTTCCCTTCTGGTCTAgtgtcgtgaaggggttaataattggtacccagcagcaggacccagTAATGGCTCCAGTCACCAATAGTAATTTGTTATGTAAGATAATTTCAGCTTTACTCTTTCTACCCTGCACTGAGAATAGAGATCAGAAGGGATAAAGTGAACTATACAGCTGGGATTACACAGccgcacagttctctctatgaaTGAGTTAGAAGTCCAGTTACTAAGGGGGTCTAAGAGGGTAGAGTTTTTCTCTCAGTGGGTACAGTTTTGTAGCAGTGGTGCCAGGTAGCATATTGGGAACAGTATTTCCCACAGACATCTCCAGGACCTTAGTATTTCTACATAGCTGTGTTTCAGGGTTGATGGAAAAATAGTCAACAGTATTAAAACATGAAATAGAAGATATTTTGGTGGAACGGCTGTATTGATTCTGGCACATCTATAatctttttctttagcccccaccggtcctgagcaatcaatgctgttacttttggtgcctgatatactatttagtctccgtgctgtcaagtgggcggtgtcaggcaggagcagaaaaGGAGTGTGATTTTGATCTCTGaccctggctgcctctgattgaagctctgaatcacaccccctgcctgacaccacccttcagaCATTACAGAGCTTTAATAGCACATCAcgcatcaaaactacctgcacttgttgcttggaatgatgggggctagagaggaaattccaactgagctggaaacagatggaggtggtgaaagatcctctttaaagcacATGAAAAAAATCGCGCAAACACTATGGGCATGTTTTCTGTTTAATGAAATCATTCCTTGCTAGATTTAGTCCATTAAAAGGGGTGTCCCACCATAACACATTTTCAcctatataaaactatataaaagaTAAATGTCTGTTTGCTGAGAGTCCCACCTCTGAGAACCATCTATTGTGAGAACAGGGATCCAGTCACCCCTTTCTTTACTGAGATAATAGATGGGtgctataataatagtaatactgactactgtaactcccagTGGTGGATTCCCCCAGTGATCATACAATATTCCTCTAGATAACCAGGATATATACATTGTGATTTGTGTCCATTGCACAGCTATCTGTTACCTTTCAAAGTTCTCCAAACGTGTTTCTTGCTTAGTAACATCTTGTGTTGAGGACTTCTGTTGAGGACTTCTCCTGGACAGATCGGTATTAGCATCTGATCCAAGAAGGACATCAATATATTGACCTGCAAGAAGGAATTTGCTTGAGAAATGTTTCCATCTGGACatttgctggatctggtgactggTTTATACCTTTCACGTCACTGCTACCTCTGGCGACATTGCTCAGCTGAACTTGCTGTTTAGCATCTGCTCTTGTACGACAACCCTTGCTGCTACGAGGAGACCGTCTACAAGGTAAGGACAATACTGTCTTTGGTTCAGTCTCTAAGGCTTGTTGGTATGACTGTGCGGGCTGAGTTCTCAGATGTCTGCATGCTCGACCTACAAGAAGGTTGAAATTAGCAAAAGATGAAATTATATTGAAATACAAGTTTATACAAGGAATAAAAGAAAACACTGAAGGGAACGGATCACTGAGATGGTTGTGCTACTTAAAACCACACactaagatgtttttttttctaatctgttgtaTTTTCTGATGGTATATTTTCCCTATATTTGTGTACGTGATTATGTATAGAGTCATTTTGTGTTATGGGCATGCTCTCTGGTGTAGAAGTCATTGTGCAAGGAGACATGACCATTACCtgttatgtatagtgtatgtgtatatgtgaccTACTACTGTAATCCTACCTCTCATGacaatgagatgactgctgagaagtgatctctatagGACAGGAAGTGTCAGACTATTAGGAATCCCAAGGCCACATTGAAAACTACAGGATTTAGacttagaatttttttattttttataaaggaTTATGACCCTTTATTGACTCCTGCTCCTAGGATAAGTAACATCCTAATTAGATTATATTTTCTTCTAGTTGCTTTGAAATTCAGCCATCAGTTAGGAGATGCAAGAAGTATCATCCTTCATTCAGTTATGACTAAGATACAACATGACTGTGAGCACCAATCTCCGCAGCCAGTTTCTATATGCTGTCAGTGGCCAGATGACCCAAAGGGGCTGGCAATCACAGTCTAGCCAGCTTCTTGTAGTCACATGTAGTCCGATACCTGCAGATTGGGCTCAAACACCGCTCTCATTGCGCACCATCATGTGATGCATATCTAATAGTAGAATAGTGTTTCCTGTATCGTAATACATGATTGATGGCTAAAttataagaataaataaaaacCAATTAAGGCGGCAGCTATCCCGGGGCAGTATTTCATATATGTGTTGTACTGTGTCTCTGGATAACTTATTAGTAAATAATAGGTCATTATCTGatatacatcccctttaagatgacACATTATGCTTTACCAGAGCTGGCTGTGTCAGGCTTCTTCTTAACTAGGTCCATGGAGATGCTGTCTTGGGTATCTTCCGATACCTCAATGCTCTGAGGTCCTGTATCTTCATCTTCGGTGTCTCCAACCTCTGCTGAGGAAACAAGTATTTCGTGTCCTATATGACACAGACCCTCATCGGTTATTGTTTCCGGCTGCTCTTCAGACACATTGGTTGTCAGTGGCCattcacttccagtggtcagtctgtCTTCAGACGTGCACTGGGTGACTCTCCCGACATCCTGACTTTGCTCTGGACATGTCATCTGACTTATTTCTGGTAAGGCCGGGCTCTCTGGTTCTGTTCTCTGTACCAGGCTCTCTGTATTACTCACATCTCCTTCCTCTACAGTTATCTTAGGGACGTTCTCCTGCTCCATTCTCCTGTTTTGTTGCATAGATGACAATCCTGGGACATCTTCCTCTGTGTTATTACTatcaagccccacattgcaatCGTGCGGATCCCAATAAAACTGATGATTTTCTTTGCAACCCCATAACAAAGCTGGTGTTTCAGAGGCCTCCACAGAACATGGATGTGCCGAGATGGTTGGGGGAGAATTGCAGTCTCTACCATGTTGGTGACATAAGCAAGCCAGACGATGAAGAGAAGGGATCGACACAGAAAGCAGGGCGATCGCTTCTGGAACTACTAAGAAAACCATAGTAAGCCAtagtcatcaacattaacagaaggAAACACTTGACAAAGTTCACAGTGTTTGTCATGcctcagtataatatatatatataaaataactaactatttgatgatattctaatttattgagatgaacTTGTAGGACTTGTTAAttacttttattccatttttgaAAGACAGGATGAACCGAAACCCCAATATTTTTTAAttggtttttatttctttttttgcactatatttgACAAGTtaaacttttgcacaaaaaaaaacaagaactaGCTCTTTGTACATTGAGTTTTTCCATTGACAGAGCTGTATGAGGACTCATTTTTATTTGCATAAGTTGCAATTTTCATTCATGGTAATTTTAGGATACGAATTTGattacattttatataaaatattggGAGGTGGGTTGTACAAGAAAGAAAAAATACACCTGCAATGGTTGAATGGAGCCCTACAAATTCCAGATTTTTACTGAAGTATACACCAGTGATCTCTATTGTGATGTAGCCAGAGCCTAAATCCGTCTTACCTGCAGTGCCAGGGCTGCTTGTTGTCCTATAACTGTGAAGACAGAAGAAAGTGTCATTAGGTCACCTACAGCTCAAGAACCAATGTGACCAATGGTGGACATCAAGTATAAAACACTGCTGGGCAATGGTAACAGTCAGGTTAGACTAGAATGGTGTATTGAGGGACCGTACATCTATACTGACCTGTCCAGCAAGAATTTGGCAAGCTGAGAGTGCAAAGAAAAACCCAAATGATCTTTCAGGGCGCACCACTCAGCAAGATGGGTGCCAAGACGGATTCGGCACTTTCCTCGTTGGGCATCTAGAAGACGCCTCTTCTCACGTCGAGCTGCTTCCTAGAAGAAAATGGACCTATGAAAGCTAGACTCGGCAATCCTCTCATCTTTGTGAGACATGCTGATGTATACCTATGGAAGGTGTATGGGTGTGGGGCTTACAGCGTACATTGTACATGTTACATTCACCATTCTTACACAGAAAGTACAGGACACACATTCAAGCTTGTAAGAAAAAGAGAGAAGCTGTCTGAATATTCTTCTGTACCCCTGGGTAGACCAccctctccccattcagaatAAATGCAGGCGCATCTAAATACAAGTGTATGGGGAATATACATTGGAGAAATGAGAATTCAACCAACAGCTATGGTAAGTCTGCGCAGTGCAGAAAACAATGGGTGTAAACCTTCCAGCGTATTCCGGAGTAACACATACTCAGCTTGGCATACATTCTTATAGAACATATATAGGTGCCCTCTACCCAAACACTCACACGCTTCCACACCcctccccttaaagaggacccatcATTACTCCTCAGCTTCCAAAAcccattcacagagctgtatgaaggcttagtttttgcaggacaaactgtACTTCATAAAGGCACCGTTTAATATTCcttacaatgtactgagaagccaATAAacaattctgtgggtcagtataatcacggcgataccaaatttaggtTTTTTCACGTTTACTCCATTTTATGAGAAGCAAAATGGAGAAAAAACAATGATTCAGACATTCTAATTTCACTTAGATTTTAATAGCCTGGTTATTTCTTCCATAATCAGATTTATTGCTGTTATTGTACTGATGTAATATGACAGGTTATGTGATATGATCGGTCTCTATACATTCCTTGCTGTCCATCTATGGGCACAATAAACAATAATGATAATCCCAGCATGGACGCAAGAAAACAGGGCCAAAGTGAGACTTCAAATCTCTGCCTGGCCTTGTCATTCTCCCATCATCATAAGCAAGGCGGCCAATGGATAGGACCGCATCGCTGGTGATGCCCATTGCTCTGAGcctgctaatttgcatattaggTTTTATAatgattaaagaggttgtccgggataactggaaatccctacactattcTAAACACCCTGCCccttcctactttctaaataacataattaaccaAAAACGTATATTTATCAATGGGAAAATGGACAGTCACAATATAAACCCCCCATTGATCCCATTATACATGCCTTCCACACTTCTTCATGGGGGACAGCCCATTCTTATTTACTGATTCAGCAGGCGCTCCCTCTTCTCCAAGCGCTGGTCTGCGCACTGttgccgataatccacctctactgcgcagcttCCGCAGTAGAATCAGAATCAGCAAATAGGAATGGACTGTCCCCCAGAATGAAGTGTGGAAGGTATGTATATAATGGGATCGGGGGTTGGACTGAATAGATAGGGAAGAGCAGGATAGCcagagagacagggaaggggtgtatggaagggagggggggggaggtgagaagggttagtgtggaagttacatagcaggaagctgtaccatataaacaaatgcaggagataccagaagctcccagagacacgcagaaatcactcaaaactcggctaaaggtatatgggttcaTTTATTAATTCATTAATAgcacagacatttaaaaaaaaaatgcttggaaaacccctttaatttaaaacAGAGGACCGaatttagaaaagaaaaaaaaaatattcagctgCCCTAAAGTATTTTACTGCATGTTTAGCTCCAAATACCCATCCCAGGTGACTTCGTCTAATAACAATTATGGAGCatgttttcttataactctgcattgtgttgttcctctgttattcttcctagaaactaacgaataaattgacaactaggctttaaccccttcctgacatctgctgtactagcatttgcattgtaatgcattgcgttagtgatcagatccccctgggattcaagacccctagggggtctaacaaatgcaaaaaaaaaaaagtttttaaaaaatttaatatatatatatatatatatatatatatatatatatatatatatggtatatataaaaaaaaataaaaaatattaaaagttcaaatcacccccctttccctagaacacatataaacgtacttaaatactgtgaaacacatacatattaggtatccctgtg
It contains:
- the LOC142182957 gene encoding zinc finger protein 692-like isoform X2, producing the protein MQEAARREKRRLLDAQRGKCRIRLGTHLAEWCALKDHLGFSLHSQLAKFLLDSYRTTSSPGTAVPEAIALLSVSIPSLHRLACLCHQHGRDCNSPPTISAHPCSVEASETPALLWGCKENHQFYWDPHDCNVGLDSNNTEEDVPGLSSMQQNRRMEQENVPKITVEEGDVSNTESLVQRTEPESPALPEISQMTCPEQSQDVGRVTQCTSEDRLTTGSEWPLTTNVSEEQPETITDEGLCHIGHEILVSSAEVGDTEDEDTGPQSIEVSEDTQDSISMDLVKKKPDTASSGRACRHLRTQPAQSYQQALETEPKTVLSLPCRRSPRSSKGCRTRADAKQQVQLSNVARGSSDVKGQYIDVLLGSDANTDLSRRSPQQKSSTQDVTKQETRLENFESLVGVIEQKETPPAGPQSESGEMSGVFIEEEQNRQIGPLENEGEEPQSSQCKGQKANRRKSLLDEELAQICKKRIRKATPQELLMCDYEDCGKIFSKRQYLNYHQKYQHMNQRTFRCSVTECGKTFNFKKHLKEHEKRHSDRRDFICEFCARAFRSSSNLIIHRRIHTGEKPLQCEFCGFTCRQKASLNWHMKKHDADSFYNFPCDICGQRFEKRDNLAAHKSRKHPAPREMGPQDSSQCITSSMEDVCQAEASCKDDHTESITKDPDQKMAPAAPEGGKETIFPEYLNLPESVQEVSQQAAQTPGNPGISLVIVL
- the LOC142182957 gene encoding zinc finger protein 692-like isoform X1 gives rise to the protein MQEAARREKRRLLDAQRGKCRIRLGTHLAEWCALKDHLGFSLHSQLAKFLLDSYRTTSSPGTAVVPEAIALLSVSIPSLHRLACLCHQHGRDCNSPPTISAHPCSVEASETPALLWGCKENHQFYWDPHDCNVGLDSNNTEEDVPGLSSMQQNRRMEQENVPKITVEEGDVSNTESLVQRTEPESPALPEISQMTCPEQSQDVGRVTQCTSEDRLTTGSEWPLTTNVSEEQPETITDEGLCHIGHEILVSSAEVGDTEDEDTGPQSIEVSEDTQDSISMDLVKKKPDTASSGRACRHLRTQPAQSYQQALETEPKTVLSLPCRRSPRSSKGCRTRADAKQQVQLSNVARGSSDVKGQYIDVLLGSDANTDLSRRSPQQKSSTQDVTKQETRLENFESLVGVIEQKETPPAGPQSESGEMSGVFIEEEQNRQIGPLENEGEEPQSSQCKGQKANRRKSLLDEELAQICKKRIRKATPQELLMCDYEDCGKIFSKRQYLNYHQKYQHMNQRTFRCSVTECGKTFNFKKHLKEHEKRHSDRRDFICEFCARAFRSSSNLIIHRRIHTGEKPLQCEFCGFTCRQKASLNWHMKKHDADSFYNFPCDICGQRFEKRDNLAAHKSRKHPAPREMGPQDSSQCITSSMEDVCQAEASCKDDHTESITKDPDQKMAPAAPEGGKETIFPEYLNLPESVQEVSQQAAQTPGNPGISLVIVL